The sequence below is a genomic window from Bombus affinis isolate iyBomAffi1 unplaced genomic scaffold, iyBomAffi1.2 ctg00001074.1, whole genome shotgun sequence.
tctcttgcgatccgctaggacatgtcatataacgaacatcgtgaaagtttaaaatctgcaaatattcctttcacgtttgcttctttctcttcaggtaaagcggttttcttacactaccagcaccgaagattcaatgtctagtccacaaacttggtcggtggagagaaagtgtactaacaaatgcgactccggatgtatagtggtcggtgaacgaacaaaactctccgcttgcaccacttgctgcgagaaatcgttttgcaatatcggtaccggtgctgcgaacgatctgacgataagagggatcgatctgtttctagctttagtattacaaattacattaacaattatcatgtatccgtcctgacattgcagacgaagtaacacacgatcgtgaatcattttcagtcgccgatgagaataattggttccattaacgcgtttatacgtacattgtaacatacactgtaatattacacaacaacacgatacataagatttgtcgcattaccaatgaaaatgctgttttcattttgtaaatgtgtacatggagtttcattccttatgtgtttcataataatattacgatgaatattgattaataa
It includes:
- the LOC126928564 gene encoding uncharacterized protein LOC126928564; translated protein: MADTCTAVTCFLIVASISMVVSINGQLLTTEHRTHAASERANDLWCHQCDTMEDGERCANLTGNFTTFGHKCTGDKRTCMVKRFSYTTSTEDSMSSPQTWSVERKCTNKCDSGCIVVGERTKLSACTTCCEKSFCNIGTGAANDLTIRGIDLFLALVLQITLTIIMYPS